From one Brevibacterium sp. 'Marine' genomic stretch:
- a CDS encoding crosslink repair DNA glycosylase YcaQ family protein — translation MQRMTRAAARRTAIAATGLDRPRPAKVTARHLKNVFATMGLTQIDSVARVVRSHYLPYYSRLGPYPRETLDRLFYTSPRMGVEYWAHAAAFVPPQTWKHFARAHSEWWRNDFGQRHPETGEEFRNLQVGVLTALSARPMTAREVAEVVDHDLPEIHRGHWGWNPSQVKVALEALFAGGIISAAGRNDHFERIYALARDVSPELPQLPLTYGPPDEPSLGLDPNAQLPRGISGAENNVVELTRIAARALGISRPEDIADYFRQRRAPTDAAISELIDSGELREVDVEGVPALKWHEARTPRTVNARALLAPFDPLVFYRPRIEWLFDFHYRIEIYTPAAKRVHGYYVTPFLLGDRLVGRVDLHRDGAAGILRAHQVTWEPGEEHTAELADELTTMATWLGLTAVDLEGTHLPLS, via the coding sequence ATGCAGAGGATGACACGGGCCGCGGCCCGCAGGACGGCGATCGCGGCGACAGGACTGGACCGGCCGCGACCGGCCAAGGTCACCGCCCGACACCTCAAGAATGTCTTCGCCACCATGGGGCTGACTCAGATCGACTCCGTCGCCCGAGTCGTCCGATCCCACTATCTGCCGTACTACTCCCGCCTGGGTCCCTACCCGCGGGAGACCCTGGACCGGCTCTTCTACACTTCGCCGCGCATGGGCGTCGAGTACTGGGCCCATGCCGCGGCCTTCGTGCCCCCGCAGACGTGGAAGCATTTCGCCCGCGCGCACAGCGAATGGTGGCGCAACGACTTCGGACAGCGCCACCCGGAGACCGGCGAAGAATTCCGGAACCTCCAAGTCGGCGTCCTCACCGCCCTGTCCGCCCGGCCGATGACGGCCCGGGAAGTCGCCGAGGTGGTCGACCATGATCTGCCGGAGATCCACCGCGGCCATTGGGGTTGGAATCCCAGCCAGGTGAAAGTCGCCCTCGAAGCGCTGTTCGCCGGAGGCATCATCAGCGCCGCCGGACGCAATGACCACTTCGAACGCATCTATGCCCTGGCCCGCGACGTCTCTCCCGAGCTGCCGCAGCTGCCTCTGACCTATGGGCCCCCGGATGAACCTTCGCTGGGACTGGACCCGAATGCGCAGCTTCCACGCGGAATCTCCGGGGCAGAGAACAATGTCGTCGAACTCACCCGCATCGCGGCACGTGCTCTGGGGATCTCCCGCCCCGAGGACATCGCCGACTACTTTCGGCAGCGGCGCGCACCGACCGACGCCGCCATCAGTGAGCTCATCGACTCAGGTGAGCTGCGCGAAGTCGACGTCGAAGGCGTCCCGGCCCTGAAATGGCACGAGGCTCGGACCCCGCGCACCGTGAACGCCCGCGCCCTGCTGGCACCGTTCGACCCCTTGGTCTTCTACCGGCCGCGCATCGAATGGCTCTTCGACTTCCACTACCGCATCGAGATCTACACACCAGCGGCCAAACGGGTCCACGGCTACTACGTCACTCCGTTCCTCCTCGGCGATCGGCTCGTCGGGCGAGTCGACCTGCACCGGGATGGCGCCGCGGGAATACTGCGTGCTCACCAGGTGACATGGGAGCCGGGGGAGGAGCACACCGCGGAGCTCGCTGACGAGCTCACGACGATGGCCACATGGCTGGGCCTGACCGCCGTGGACCTCGAAGGTACTCACCTGCCATTAAGCTAG
- a CDS encoding LysM domain-containing protein — protein sequence MYLLIACAGSWLILLGSFFTAWTQLPPPRTTGDIIVIVIIGSGVLLFSRIGIVSLLALLLRVLPSGRIRAALAGAVVTAMPRILASSVLAVVSAGLAVHSVHAAPVGDSAPGPTSSPDAASAPADPGWPTVGDDARSPTPADNVEGSDVEEPPEESEAADRLLPPDPGWPAEPPDERASDTSDEADDESHQADAPDHSGNPSEPGENDDSPVPADSAAAAHTVTRGESLWSIAAELTDTPAEVPQLVADIYTANEDTIGPDPSLIIAGQRLEIRT from the coding sequence ATGTATCTCTTGATTGCATGTGCGGGTTCATGGCTGATTCTGCTCGGTTCCTTCTTCACCGCGTGGACACAATTGCCACCGCCGCGCACGACCGGCGACATCATCGTCATCGTCATCATCGGTTCTGGAGTGCTCCTGTTCTCGCGGATCGGCATCGTCTCGCTGCTGGCACTGCTGCTGCGGGTTCTCCCATCGGGCCGCATCCGGGCCGCACTGGCAGGAGCGGTCGTCACGGCGATGCCCCGGATACTCGCCTCGAGTGTCCTTGCCGTCGTCTCCGCCGGTTTGGCCGTCCACTCGGTTCACGCGGCACCGGTCGGAGACTCCGCGCCCGGACCCACATCGTCGCCGGACGCGGCCTCCGCTCCGGCCGATCCCGGATGGCCGACGGTCGGCGATGATGCACGGTCGCCGACCCCCGCCGACAATGTGGAGGGGTCCGACGTCGAGGAGCCGCCAGAGGAATCCGAGGCAGCCGATCGCCTACTTCCACCCGACCCCGGCTGGCCCGCCGAGCCGCCGGACGAGCGAGCATCGGATACGTCCGACGAAGCCGACGATGAATCACATCAGGCAGACGCACCCGACCACAGCGGGAATCCCAGCGAACCGGGTGAGAACGACGATTCCCCTGTTCCTGCGGATTCGGCAGCCGCCGCACATACTGTGACCCGAGGCGAGAGCCTGTGGTCGATCGCTGCGGAACTGACCGACACGCCGGCAGAGGTCCCCCAACTCGTCGCTGACATCTATACCGCCAACGAGGACACCATCGGACCCGATCCGAGCCTCATCATTGCAGGTCAGAGATTGGAGATCCGGACATGA
- a CDS encoding helix-turn-helix domain-containing protein, with product MAVESRFLPLTDVAELLNVSIAQARALVRSGDLRAIKVGGRGQWRVEKSEIEAYIQRMYERTEYQIKTGSIDD from the coding sequence ATGGCCGTCGAAAGTCGCTTCCTGCCGCTGACCGATGTCGCCGAGCTGCTCAATGTCTCGATCGCTCAGGCTCGGGCCCTGGTCCGCTCCGGCGATCTCCGCGCCATTAAGGTCGGCGGGCGCGGGCAGTGGCGGGTCGAGAAGTCCGAGATCGAAGCCTATATCCAGCGCATGTACGAACGCACCGAGTACCAGATCAAGACCGGATCCATCGACGACTGA
- the secA gene encoding preprotein translocase subunit SecA, giving the protein MANFLEKLLRTGEGRTLKKLRRYTDAINQLSDEFSEMTDTELREETGRFKERYKDGESLDSLLPEAFATVREASGRTLGMRHFDVQLMGGAALHLGNIAEMKTGEGKTLVATAPAYLNALTGDPVHIITVNDYLATYQSELMGRVFRFLGMETGCIQANMPSDLRRKQYAADITYGTNNEFGFDYLRDNMAWSAGELVQRGHAFAIVDEVDSILIDEARTPLIISGPAEGDANRWYGEFAKVVKRLKTDRDYEVDEKKRTVGVLEPGIERVEDYLGIGNLYDAENTPLISFLNNSIRAKELFKKDKDYVVLDGEVLIVDEHTGRVLKGRRYNEGLHQAIEAKEGVKVQAENQTLATITLQNFFRLYEKLSGMTGTAETEAAEFMSTYKLGVVPIPTNKPMQRVDQSDFVYKNEVAKFAAVVDDIVERHETGQPVLVGTTSVEKSEYLSKHLAKRGVKHEVLNAKNHAREASIVAMAGRKSAVTVATNMAGRGTDIMLGGNAEFLAVAEMERRGLDPAENEEQYESEWPEVLKAAEDKVKEEAEEVVELGGLYVLGTERHESRRIDNQLRGRSGRQGDPGESRFYLSLTDDLMRLFGSGAAERIMATANVPDDVPLESKMVSRAILSAQSQIEQRNAEQRKNVLKYDDVLNRQRTVIYDERRRVLDGADLEEQVANFREEVIDAYVAQATTGPVEDWQIDELFDALGKIYSPSISSDDLAEELGGLGNLTKNRLNQEIQSDIALFYSQREEELGEDATRELERRVVLSVIDKRWREHLYEMDYLKNGIGLRAMAQRDPLVEYQREGFEMFTTMQDGIKEDVVRLTNTLQVQVTSSAGSDDAEAEVEVDAEELRHTTPKMQLSAPSETGSAAISETEDDDEPAPANRAERRAKKKAKS; this is encoded by the coding sequence GTGGCTAATTTCCTCGAGAAGCTTCTGCGCACAGGTGAAGGCAGAACTCTGAAGAAGCTCCGCCGATACACGGATGCCATCAACCAGCTGTCTGATGAGTTCAGCGAGATGACCGACACCGAACTGCGTGAGGAAACCGGCCGGTTCAAGGAACGCTACAAGGACGGCGAGAGCCTCGACTCTCTGCTGCCCGAAGCATTCGCCACCGTGCGCGAAGCCTCGGGCCGGACCTTGGGCATGCGACACTTCGACGTTCAGCTCATGGGCGGCGCCGCCCTGCACCTGGGCAACATCGCCGAGATGAAGACCGGTGAGGGCAAGACCCTCGTCGCTACGGCCCCGGCCTACCTCAACGCACTCACCGGCGATCCGGTCCACATCATCACGGTCAACGACTATCTGGCCACCTACCAGTCCGAGCTGATGGGACGCGTGTTCCGCTTCCTCGGCATGGAGACCGGCTGCATCCAGGCGAACATGCCGTCGGATCTGCGCCGCAAACAGTACGCCGCGGACATCACATACGGCACGAACAACGAATTCGGCTTCGACTACCTGCGCGACAATATGGCGTGGTCGGCCGGAGAACTGGTCCAGCGCGGACATGCCTTCGCCATCGTCGATGAGGTCGATTCGATCCTCATCGACGAGGCCCGAACCCCGCTCATCATCTCCGGTCCCGCCGAAGGCGATGCGAACCGCTGGTACGGCGAATTCGCCAAGGTCGTCAAGCGCCTGAAGACCGACCGCGACTACGAAGTCGATGAGAAGAAGCGCACCGTCGGCGTCCTCGAACCCGGTATCGAACGTGTCGAGGACTATCTGGGCATCGGGAACCTCTACGACGCGGAGAACACCCCGCTCATCAGCTTCCTCAACAACTCCATCCGTGCCAAGGAGCTGTTCAAGAAGGACAAGGACTATGTCGTCCTCGACGGCGAAGTCCTCATCGTCGACGAACACACCGGTCGTGTGCTCAAGGGCCGCCGCTACAACGAGGGCCTGCACCAGGCCATCGAGGCGAAGGAGGGAGTGAAGGTCCAGGCCGAGAACCAGACCTTGGCCACGATCACCCTGCAGAACTTCTTCCGTCTCTACGAGAAGCTCTCCGGAATGACCGGTACGGCCGAGACCGAGGCCGCGGAATTCATGTCCACCTACAAGCTCGGCGTCGTCCCGATCCCGACGAACAAACCGATGCAGCGCGTCGACCAGTCCGACTTCGTCTACAAGAACGAGGTCGCGAAGTTCGCCGCCGTCGTCGACGACATCGTCGAACGCCACGAGACCGGTCAGCCCGTCCTCGTCGGCACGACGAGCGTCGAGAAGAGCGAATACCTGTCGAAGCATCTGGCCAAACGCGGCGTCAAGCATGAGGTCCTCAACGCGAAGAACCACGCCCGTGAGGCCTCGATCGTGGCGATGGCCGGACGCAAGAGCGCGGTCACGGTGGCCACGAACATGGCCGGCCGCGGCACCGACATCATGCTCGGCGGAAACGCCGAGTTCCTCGCGGTTGCAGAGATGGAACGCCGCGGTCTGGACCCGGCCGAGAACGAGGAGCAGTACGAGTCCGAATGGCCGGAGGTGCTCAAGGCCGCCGAGGACAAGGTGAAGGAAGAGGCCGAAGAGGTCGTCGAACTCGGCGGACTCTACGTGCTCGGCACCGAACGCCACGAGTCCCGTCGCATCGACAACCAGCTGCGCGGACGTTCCGGCCGTCAGGGAGACCCCGGTGAATCCCGGTTCTACCTGTCGCTGACCGATGATCTCATGCGCCTGTTCGGTTCGGGAGCCGCAGAACGGATCATGGCGACGGCGAACGTGCCCGACGATGTGCCGCTGGAATCGAAGATGGTCTCGCGTGCCATCCTCTCGGCTCAGTCGCAGATCGAGCAGCGCAACGCCGAACAGCGCAAGAACGTGCTCAAATACGACGATGTGCTCAACCGTCAGCGCACCGTGATCTACGACGAGCGCCGCCGGGTCCTCGATGGGGCCGACCTCGAGGAGCAGGTCGCGAACTTCCGCGAAGAGGTCATCGACGCCTACGTCGCCCAGGCGACGACGGGACCGGTCGAAGACTGGCAGATCGACGAGCTCTTCGACGCCCTCGGAAAGATCTACTCACCGTCGATCTCATCCGATGACCTCGCCGAGGAACTCGGCGGACTCGGCAACCTCACGAAGAACCGTCTCAACCAGGAGATCCAGTCCGACATCGCCCTGTTCTATTCGCAGCGCGAAGAGGAACTCGGCGAGGATGCCACCCGCGAACTCGAACGCCGCGTGGTGCTCTCTGTCATCGACAAGCGGTGGCGGGAGCACCTCTACGAGATGGACTACCTCAAGAACGGCATCGGACTGCGGGCGATGGCACAGCGCGACCCCCTGGTGGAATACCAGCGCGAGGGCTTCGAGATGTTCACCACCATGCAGGACGGGATCAAGGAGGACGTCGTTCGCCTCACCAACACGCTGCAGGTTCAGGTGACGTCATCGGCCGGTTCCGACGATGCCGAAGCCGAGGTCGAGGTCGACGCCGAGGAGCTGCGTCACACGACTCCGAAGATGCAGCTGTCGGCCCCGTCCGAGACCGGTTCGGCCGCGATCTCCGAAACCGAGGACGACGACGAACCGGCTCCGGCGAACCGCGCCGAACGCCGCGCGAAGAAGAAGGCCAAGAGCTGA
- the raiA gene encoding ribosome-associated translation inhibitor RaiA has protein sequence MDIVVNGRQLTISDSFRAHIEDKIAKVEQLAPRAQRVEVHVTHEKNSRQPETSERVELTVVAKGPAIRAEAMASDKYAALDLAWAKLVERLRRARDRHKVPRSGHHRKESTAEVLAKMPVAEPMIPDADADEAKRDEDRGVDQTNGRIKAEGDSPVVLREKSFTASPIGIEEALNRMELVGHDFYLFIDEESSKPSVVYRRKGWSYGVIALDHELEEAID, from the coding sequence ATGGACATTGTTGTCAACGGCCGTCAACTGACCATCTCCGACAGCTTTCGAGCCCACATCGAGGACAAGATCGCCAAGGTCGAACAGCTTGCCCCTCGCGCTCAGCGTGTCGAAGTGCATGTCACTCACGAAAAGAACTCCCGCCAGCCCGAGACGAGCGAGCGGGTCGAACTCACGGTTGTGGCGAAGGGACCGGCAATTCGGGCAGAGGCCATGGCAAGCGACAAATATGCGGCACTCGATCTGGCATGGGCGAAGCTCGTCGAACGTCTGCGGCGAGCGAGGGACCGGCACAAGGTGCCGCGGTCGGGTCATCACCGTAAGGAATCGACTGCCGAGGTGCTGGCGAAGATGCCGGTGGCCGAGCCGATGATTCCCGATGCGGACGCCGATGAGGCCAAGCGTGATGAGGACCGCGGCGTCGATCAGACGAACGGCCGTATCAAGGCCGAAGGCGATTCGCCGGTCGTGCTGCGTGAGAAGTCCTTCACCGCCTCACCGATCGGCATCGAGGAGGCTCTGAACCGGATGGAGCTCGTCGGACACGACTTCTATCTGTTCATCGACGAGGAGTCGAGCAAACCCTCCGTCGTCTACCGCCGCAAGGGCTGGAGCTACGGAGTCATCGCCCTCGACCACGAACTCGAAGAAGCCATCGACTGA
- a CDS encoding ComF family protein has protein sequence MGLLGEVGELLLPRRCAGCGRENVSLCTRCLQLLGGIPRAMEPRYGTIPIVGVCEYNSQISKMVVGYKDEGRRDILDPLALALTRSIVAALDLIGYAGGAIRLFPAPSSDRARRRRGGSHTAALANRAKELSPELPLEVHDVLAAKRSRDQVGLGAIERARNAERTQYLDRRRLAELSETRCVSGAGSASADLLIDDFSTTGATLAESARLLASVQIRPAAGAVLGLGRGGTRFVSPFTV, from the coding sequence ATGGGGCTGCTCGGGGAGGTCGGCGAACTGCTCCTGCCTCGCCGGTGCGCCGGATGCGGGCGGGAGAACGTCTCGCTGTGCACCCGCTGCCTGCAGCTGCTCGGTGGGATCCCACGGGCGATGGAACCGCGCTACGGCACGATCCCGATCGTCGGGGTCTGCGAATACAACTCGCAGATCTCGAAGATGGTCGTCGGGTACAAGGACGAGGGACGTCGGGACATCCTCGATCCCTTGGCCCTGGCATTGACTCGGTCGATTGTCGCTGCCCTCGATCTCATCGGCTATGCGGGTGGTGCGATCCGACTCTTCCCGGCACCGAGTTCGGATCGGGCCAGACGTCGTCGGGGCGGATCGCATACCGCGGCTCTGGCGAATCGGGCCAAGGAACTGTCACCGGAGCTGCCTCTGGAAGTCCACGACGTGCTCGCGGCGAAGCGTTCGCGCGACCAGGTCGGACTCGGGGCGATCGAACGGGCTCGGAATGCGGAGCGGACGCAGTATCTCGACCGCAGGAGACTCGCCGAGCTCTCGGAGACACGTTGCGTATCGGGTGCCGGATCCGCGTCTGCGGATCTGCTCATCGATGACTTCTCCACCACCGGCGCAACCTTGGCAGAAAGCGCACGTCTGCTAGCATCGGTGCAGATCAGACCCGCTGCAGGAGCTGTTCTCGGTCTCGGTCGCGGGGGCACTCGATTTGTCTCTCCCTTTACTGTATAA
- a CDS encoding Rv3235 family protein — translation MTAPLTLTRPQASAPPRRQVSPRSTAQPPRRVSRQSRGPDDADDRARIAATATSLAVACLEVLSGVRRSETIARWVEPELLAKIDHRCQLRAEVAPHRATAPGARTVRPGTAHVCQVSPEIAEVTVIVAAANRVRAVAVRLELLTTRWTLTALETM, via the coding sequence ATGACCGCCCCGCTCACCCTCACCCGACCTCAGGCTTCGGCACCGCCTCGGCGACAGGTCTCACCGCGCTCCACGGCGCAGCCGCCTCGCCGGGTCAGCCGGCAGTCCCGAGGGCCGGACGATGCAGACGACCGGGCGAGGATCGCGGCCACGGCCACCTCGTTGGCGGTTGCCTGCCTCGAGGTCCTCTCCGGGGTCAGACGCAGCGAGACGATCGCCCGCTGGGTCGAACCGGAGCTGCTGGCGAAGATCGATCACCGTTGTCAGCTGCGCGCCGAGGTGGCGCCGCACCGGGCGACCGCGCCCGGCGCTCGTACGGTGAGGCCGGGGACAGCGCACGTCTGCCAGGTCAGCCCCGAGATTGCCGAGGTCACGGTCATCGTCGCCGCCGCAAATCGCGTCCGGGCGGTGGCAGTCCGCTTGGAACTGCTCACCACCCGGTGGACGCTGACTGCCCTGGAGACGATGTGA